GGCGCAGGTTCTTCGAAACCGGCTCAAGGAAAAGCAGGAGAGGAACCACAGGGATTAGATTTCCGAGCACCGAAAGGAAATAAGCTTCAAGAGGTCCCATTCCATAGATACCCATGGCAACAGGGATTGCACCCCTCAGTTCGGAAATCGGAAGAGCCCCTATAACCATGACTGAAAGCCAGTGGGGCACAGAGGCCAGCATTTCTACCAGTAAATTTTCAACGGACATAATAATCAGAAGTGATAATTAGAATCTTTTAAAAGAAAAAGGCTCGCTTCAGTCTGCCTCTTTCATCTATCTCAGAGATCTGGATCTGAGCTTGCGACAAAACCGTTTTTCAGAAGTTCTGAAACCTCAGTCTTCTCTTGAAAGGGCAAAATGTGCAAGCAGAGCTTCCAGCTGGATTTTCTCACTGGCTCCTTCGGTTAGCCTGAAGTCGGTTTCTCCGATGATATCCACAAGGGCGACAATATCCCTTTCCGACAGTCCAAGGTCAAGGATCATCAGGTTATCCATTTCAGAAACTACCCTGTAGATCTGTCCTATGATATCTTCTCCGGAAAGTCCTTCTTCATAAAGCAGCCTGTTAAGCTCTTTTCTGGCAGCCCTGAAATTTCCGCGCAGGGCAGTCTCGATAAGGTTCTTAATCTCTTCAGGATTTGCAGTTGCCGTGGTCCTGTAGATGGTTTCCCTGGAAATAGGCTTTTCCGTATCAATGAAGGCAGCAGCCTGCAGAGAATTGACGGCTTTTCGCATGTCTCCCTGAGCTACATAAATCAGAGCTTCATACCCGCCTTCGGTAATGGACAGGCCCTGGTCTTCTGCAATGTATTCAAGTCTTTCTTTAATGGCTTCATCGGAAAGCCGCCTGAACCTGTAGACTGCACACCTGGACTGGATAGGTTCAATGATCTTGGAGGAATAGTTGCAGGAGAGAATGAAACGGCAGTTGCTGCTGAATTTTTCCATAGTTCTGCGGAGTGCGGACTGTGCATCCGATGTGAGGGCATCGGCTTCATCAAGGAAAATGATCTTGAAAGGAGCTCCGCCTATAGGAGCGGTTTTTGCAAAGTTTTTAATCTTATTTCTAACAACATCAATACCCCTTTCGTCCGAGGCATTGAGTTCCGTAAAATTTTCTCGCCATAAATCTTCCCCGAAAATCTCTCTTGCAATTGAAACTGCAGAAGCTGTTTTCCCTACACCCGGAGGCCCGGAAAAGAGGAGGTGAGGAAGGTTTTTAGTTGCCACATAAGACATCAGGCGTTCGATTGTTTCTTCCTGTCCAGCTACCTGACTCAGCCTGACAGGCCTGTATTTTTCAATCCAGATCTCTTCTTTAATCTTAAAGTCCTCCATTTGTGCTTGCACCTTAATTAGAGAAGATAATATTTAAACTTTCGAATGTTTGCGATATTTAAGTCACATCGACCGCATTTCGAAAAAAAGAATACCTAAGGGAACGCTGTCCCGAAAATATAATTTTGGATTTAAATTTTACACTTAACTCGTGATGTATAAACAATAGAAAAAAGGAAGATATAAAACAGTTACATCAGAGTGAAAACAGTTACATCAGAGTGAAAACAGTCACATCAGAATGTATGTTAAAAAGAAAGTAAAATTGCCCCTTTTCAGGACAATTCGTGTTTTCAGGTTAAATCTGTTTATTTACTCACCATAGGCAAAATCGTAGGCAATCTTTCCTATGATAGGGATTTTGAACTTTGAACCCCTGAAAGCCATGTACATCGGAATAAGGATAAGCAGCATAGCTGTCATCCCTGCACCGTCCGCAATGAACCAGCCAATTACAGGAACCCATGCCACAAGGAAGATAAAGAGAGCAAGCGGCATGAAAAGCAGTATTGACTGCATTGCGTGGAAGCGGACGAACTTATTCTTGCGCTCAAGGAGCAGGAAGAACAGGCCTGAGAGCCAGCCAACAGGGTAGCAAAGAGCAGCCACTATATTTTCAGGTAAGCCAAGGAAAGTTTTGTACGGCATATTTTTCACCTCTGTATTTATTTCAAGGTCAGAAAAATGAGCCCGGATTACCGGAGCTCAATTGCTTTCTGCGGACAGACTCCAGCACAGGCTCCGCAGCCTGTACATTTTTCCTGGTCGATTTCAGCCAGGAATTCCGTGACCTTAATGGCCCCCTGCGGGCATTCTTTTTCACACTTCTTACAGCCTATACATCCGACTTCGCACACTGCTTTGACATCTTTACCTTTATCATGGGAGCGGCAGAGCACATGCACTTTCTCGGAGTCCATGGCAAAGGTGAGCACGCCGTTCGGGCAGGCTGCGATACAGTTTCCACAGCTTGTACAGAGGGCTTTGTTCACAACCGGAAACCCGTTTTCTCCCATTGAGAGAGCTCCGAACTGACAGGCCCGTACACATGTTCCGAGACCAAGGCAGCCGTAGGTACAGCCTTTCCTTGAATCGCAGAGCATAAGGGCAGCTTTACAGCCTTCAACTCCCTCATAGTCGTAAAGGGTTGTACAGTTCACATTGCCACCCTGGCAGCGGACAAATGGAAACGACTTTTCAGTCTCTGAAACTTCCTGCCCCATGACTGCACCGATCAGTTTTGCAACATCAAACCCTCCTACAGGGCAACTGTTGATAGGTGCGCCTTTTAAGACAATAGCTTCGGCACAGGCAGCACATCCGGCAAATCCGCACCCACCGCAGTTAGCTCCCGGAAGAAGGGAGGCAACCTCATCGACCATAGGATTGGTTTCCACTTTAAAAACTTTGGAGGCGATTACCAGCATGGCGCCTACTGCAATGCAAAGCCCGACGAGTACCGAAACGGTGTTTATGAGTACAGGCATAACTTCTGACGCAACGATCATAGCGGAATCACCTTGAAGTAGTTAGCAAAGGACATCGACATGATCAGAGCAATGAAGAAAGCATACGTGACGCCTCTTCCAACTGCTTTTGGGACATACACTACATTACTCCATTCACGTATGGAAGCCATGATGAGCATTGCAACTGTGTATCCAAGCCCGGCAGCAACCCCAAAGGTGAGACTCTGAATGAATGTATATTCATTCATCACGTTAAGCAATACGGCTCCGAGCACTGCACAGTTTGTGGAGATTAGAGGCAGGTAAATACCAAGCGACCTGTATAGAGGGGGCATAAACTTCCGGACAATAAACTCTACCAACTGCACAAGCGCTGCGATCACTATAATGAATGCGATTGTAGTAAGGTAGTCCAGCCTCAAAGGTACAAGAACGTACGTATACAGGAAGTACGATACTAAAGCGGACATCGAGATAACGAAGATAACCGCTCCTGACATCCCTGATGCACTTTTTACGTCTTTTGTGACACCCACGAAGGAGCAGAGCCCGAGGAACTGGACTATAAGGAAGTTCTTAAGGAATACTCCATCCATGAATACTGAAAACAGAGATGCGTCTGCCATTTTAAGCACCTCTCATAGCTTTTACGATTCTGCGGTAGTTGACCATAGCCATCAGAACCGCAATGGTCAGGAAAGCTCCCGGAGACAGTGTCATCATGCCTATCGGATTAAACCCGAGCGTGGATACCAGGTCAATTAATTGCATTCCGAAGAGGTTGATTCCGCCTGTTCCCAGAAGCTCCCTGATTCCTCCGATCAGCATAAGCATCAGCAAAAAACCTGTACCTACACCTAACCCATCGATCAGTGAGTAGAATACTCCATTTTTCAGAGCATATGCTTCGGCACGACCGATCACAATACAGTTCACGACGATAAGCGGGATATACACACCTAAAGCTGCATATATATCAGGCGTGAACGCTTCCATTACCATGTCCACAATCGACACGAAAGTGGCTATGACAATCAGTTCTATTGGAATCCTTACTGAATCAGGGATTTCGTTTCTCATTACAGAAACCAGCAGGTTTGAACCGACCAGGACAAAAATAGTGCCCGCGGCCATACCAATCCCGTTCGCAACGGAAGTGGTGACCGCAAGAGTCGGGCAGAGCCCGAGCACGAGGCCAAACGTAGGATTGTCCTTGGTGATTCCTCGCATAAATTCACTTGCTACATTCCTATTATCAGCCATATGATCACCCTTCCACAGCTCTTACATTATCAATTCCGGTGTGCAGAGCGTTTACCACTGTAACAGAAGAGATTGTTGCACCGGAAATGGCGTCAACTTTTCCGCCATTTTTGCTCAGGCTCAGATCTGTAACAGGCAGGTTCAGGAACTGAGACTTGAAACCGGGCTCGGTGATCTTTGCTCCAAGCCCCGGAGTTTCGGAGTGGGACATAACTTCCATTCCTGTCACTGTACCGAAATCCGCAGTTACTCCACCGAGGATTTCAACTAACCCCTGTGCACCGGGTTGAGTATTCCTGAAGGCATACCCTACAATATTTCCGGAAGAGTCAACCCCACGGAAGTACAGAACAATGGGTTCACCGTCTGCATCTACCTGGTCTCCGGTCACGGGCTCGAAATCTGCAGCCTGGGGAAGAACAGCCTTTAACGCCTGTTTCTCCTGTTCTGCCTGCAGCACTTTTAACTGCGCCTGCGTAGGAACGAAAGTCAGAGCAAGAAGCACAGCTGCAAGGGCTGAGAGCGCAATCATTTTGACAATTATGTTTACTGGTGTATTTTTCATTCTTCTTCACCTCCAGCGGCTCTAGGAGCAGCGGAATGTGTAATTACCGGAGCTGAGAAGGGCTTTGGTAAGGTGGCGCGCTCGATTAGCGGGAAAATCGCGTTTGAAAGGAGCAAACCATAGAGTGTTCCTGAGATATAGTCCCCGGTAAAGTACCCGTAAATCACTGTCAGAAACCCGCAAACTACTCCATAAACAAACCTTCCATTTCTGGTTATAGGGGACGTGGATGTTTCCGTCGCTATGAAAAACACTCCAAGTAAGTAAGTCCCGGTAATGATGTAAGCCAGAGGGTCCCCAAGCAAAATTACCAGTATGACTGTTGTCAATAAATAAGCTAGAGGGATTTTCCAGTCAACATACTTTTTGGCGATCAAAACCAGCACACCGATCATGGCAATCGGGGAGGCATCTGCCAGGAATCCTGCTCCTGTTTCAAGGATCAGGTCAGAGAGCGAGCCAAGCTGGGGAATTGAACCCGGAACCATCAGGCTAGCCCAGGAAAGACTCAGGAAGACCCAGGTAGCCAGAGCGGGATGGAACATATAAGAGCCAAGCCCTCCAAAAGCATGCTTTACAATTCCTACCCCGAAGACTGCCCCTATAAAAGGCATCCAGATTGGAGCCGAGGGTGGAACTATCAGTGCAATAAGCAAGCCCAGGTACGCTGCGTTTCCGTCACCGATCGTTACTTTCTGATGGAATATCTTTTGGATTGCCAGTTCGATAAAAACTGCGCCCAGCACTCCGGAAATAAGAATTCCGAGAGCCGGGAGTCCAAATAAGTAAATCGAAGCTAAACACAACGGGAGAAGAGCAATAAATCTCCCCCACATTAATGCTTTAACCGATACACCTTCCTTTATGTGAGGAGGTGGAGATATTGTAAAGGCCATTTATTTAGTCGCCTCCTCTTGCTTCAGCGGTACACATGTTCTGGATCTGAAGCTTTGAGTATCTTATCAATTGTACAAGATGTCTTTTCGAAGGACACACCATAGCACAAGAACCGCATTCAATACAGTTCATAGCGTACAGGTGTTCACATTCCTCGTATTTTCCAAGGTCCGAGTACGACGCAATTCTGGTAGGAAGCAGGTTTACTGGACAGGCATCTACACAGCGAGCGCAGTGTATGCAGGCAGATGTTACATCCCGCAGGACCTGTTCTTTAGTCTGAACTACTATTCCGGTAGTGTTTTTGACTATCGGAGCCTCATCAGTATATACTGTTATCCCGCCCATGGACCCGTTTACAATAATTTTTCCGGGCTCGCCCTTGTAACCGCCACAGGCTTCGATAACATCTTTTATCGGGGTTCCGAACCTGACTATTACACTCTTCGGGTTATTAACAGCCCCTTTAACCGTTACTACGTTTTCAAGGTACGGTTTGCCCTCGCATATGGCATCGTAAACCGCTTTGGCAGACTTTACTCCGCATACTACCACATGTGCGTCTGAAGGCTCGCCTCCCAGAGGAAGCTTCCTGCCCATCACATTGGCCGAAAGCAGGTTCATCATTGTTGGGGTGTAGGTGATATTTCCTGCAGCAACAACGATGATCTGATCTTCCACATCCTCAAGGTAGTAGTCAGCATGCCTTTTTCCGATAATAGGAGCTACAGTGAGCGGTTTACCGTCAACCTTCGCACTCTTGAAGGCTTTAATGGATTCCTTATCGTCTGCTCTTACAACAATTACCCCTCTCGGAATCCCACTTGCTTCAAGCATAAGCCTGAACCCTTCAAGAACCTTATCAAGAGAGTTCAGGTAAGCATGGGTAATAAGGGGAAAAGTTGCATTCATGAGCAGGGTATCGATCCTCTTTCCGGGCTTCAGGGCAAGGTATGTGGGCTTTTCGTAATATTCTACAATTCCCGCTTCCTTGATTATCTGAATTAACCTTGAAGGAGGTGCATTTTTCTCAGGCACGAAATCAACAGATTGTGCACACTCCGAAGGTGTAAGCACAACACTGAGAATTCTTTTTCCACTGGGATTCGGCATCAGCTCTATTGAGTCTACAGTCCCGCAAAAAGGGGAGTGGACATAGGCGAGGTCACTTCCCTCGCATTCCCCCAGCTTCTGGCCGACAATAACTGCTTCACCTTTCTTAACCAGAGGAGCACAGGCAATTCCATCGTGCTGCCTCATGGGTATAATCGCCTTTTCAGGCAGTTTATCAAGTCTAACAACGTCACTCAGGTTCGTCACCTCCTTAGAACGCAGGTTTTGTTTCAACCTCTACAGGTCTCGGCCTGGCATAACTAATGTCAATACTCTTCACTGCTGACGCCTCTCCTCCAGGGTCTTCCGTATAGCCAAGAGATGCCCAATCAATCACGGATGCATTCCCGTGGCAGTCCTTGCAGGTGTAAGGATTAGCTATTCCAACATCACTGCTCACAATGTTGTGGGATACCTGGTAATAGAGATCCACTGTTCTTAATATCGCATTGGGATAGTCAGCCTGTCCGTCCTCATTTGCATCGTAAGCCTGCATCTCTTCCACTGTGACTTCACCGTTTCCATCAGCATCTGCTGCCTTTACATATTTTATCGGGATTGGGTCTCCCGTAGAGACACTTGTATTCGGGCTTGCGAGTATTTCAGGGTCAGTGCCTGCATCCCACCAGGTTCCGGTGATGTTGTTGAAAGGAGTTACCTTTACATCGGAATCATTCCTTGTGTCCACACTCGGCAGAACATCTCCGAAATTCCCATTGTACCAGGCAAGGGTGGGCTGGAATTCTTCCTCCCAGTAAACGTCTTCACGTTCTCCATTCTGCCAGCTGAAAGCTTTAAGAGGCTTGCCTCCGGCGAGTTCCCCTCCAGGAAGCTTGGGGATATGGCAGGCTTCACAGGCAAGGAATTCCATGTGAGAGTCTGCAAAGGGCCCGTGAGAGATACCTGCGTGACAGTCTTCATCGTCACAGCTGCGCATTGTATCATCAAAGTGACTATCAGGAAGGTCTGGAGTACCGGAAGTATTTCCGCGCCCGATCTGATGGTCCGAGGTGATAATGAAACCTTCAGTGTGGTGGCACTCAGCACATTCGACTCCTGCTTTTGCATGGGCATCAAGCTCTTCATAGGTTTCCTCATTGCCCCAGGCTACAGCACTCTTTTCAACATTCCGGATGTGACACTTTTGAGCACAGGATTCGTGTGAAGGAGCTCCGTTTACATCGTCATGGAAAACGATAAGCAGGGGATAGGGGGTAAGCAGGTTAGCATTGTAGACGAAAAACTGCACGGGATTGGTCCTCGCAGTATAGCTTGATTCTACCATGGCTGCTTCGTTTGCATCAGCATATTCTCCATTTTCGATCTTCTCGGCACGAGCTTCGAAGTCATAGAGACCGTACTGCTCATGACACATCATGCAGTCAATGCCAATACCATATGCTGCAAGCGGACCTCCGCCAGGGTGATACTTCCCGAACTCTTTGACCCATTCCTCTTCTCCAGATGTTTCAAGATCAAAATTTGTGAGGGGAGACCACCTGCTCATGTTTACCTGTACATGATAAGAATGATTGACGTTTTCGTAGACGTCGAAGTGACAGCCTCCGCAGACCGTATCGGACCATTCCCCCTTGGTCATGTAATGGGATGCAATTTGATCATTCCCTGCATATCCAAGAGAAGAATAGGCACCAGCAGCCACAAGAAGCAGCACAGCGACTCCCGACACCAACAGATTTAACCTATTCATAACGACCACATTCTCTTTTTTTGTTCACGTTGTTATGTTCATACTCGGAAAGAAACAAAGTTCAAAGTTCAACAACTTGAAACTTATATTGATAATGAATGAGATTGAAGGATATTTACGGCTGAATCGTACACGGCCAGGAGGTGTACACTGCCGTTCCTTCCAGATCCCCAATGACATTATCCAGAGACTGAAAGGAAAATCAATTAAACGGAAAACTGAAGCTGAGAAGGAACTGGCATGAACGGTTAGCCTAGCCCTTATTGGCATCACTGGTTTTCCTGAATGTTTTTTGATCACCGGCTTTTTTCTTTCCTTGCTTTAGATAGCCATTTTACTCCGAAAAACAAAGCTAAATTCCACTTCAACGAAAAATGTTTGCGTGAGGTAATACTTATTTCTTTCGAAATAAGTTTGAGGGAATTGAATAGATTTTTATAAAGTAATTAAAATATATACTTTATATATAGCACGTGACGTATATTAATCAAATATATAAAATATTTGAGATATAAGTTAAAACTTATACTTTTTTTATATATATAGTTTTCCGAAGAAAATATACATGATTATACATTAAAAACAGGTAGAGTCCCTGCACAAATAGTCTAAGGAAAAAGAAATGTGATTGACCTCTCGTAAAGGAAAAAAGCCCCATTGAACATATATAACATAAGATTTATATAAAATTTGTCATGTATTTAGTAACCGGCAATCAATAAATAATTAATAATTAATCATGAGGCATAAGGGAATTAAAGAGAGCAACTGAAGAAAGTCCTGCCCATAGTCAGGAGAAAAACACAACAACAAAATAGACAGCAAGAGAGCACAATAGATTTCTCATCAACGAAAATAGACCACAAAGAACAAGCAAAAAAATTGGTAGGAAGGAAAACTTGAGAGTAAAGGGAAGACATTATAAACAAAAAGTAAATCAAAAAAAAGATAAAACAAGATCTTCCTTTCAATTTTGTTTTTGCTAGTAAAGATGAAAAAAGATCGGAAAGAGTAAGAAAAGATTTGAAAGACTTCAGAATCTAAGAGAAAAAAAATAACCCAAACATATAAAACAAGCAGGTAAAATTGATAGAGCATGAATTCCAAATACAAAATACTATTTGCGTTTTTATTGATTATATCGATTTTAGTATCAGGCTGCGTGCAGTCTGAATCCCAAGAGAACGGAGAACTTCAGGAGTTCCAGCAGACAAGAAGCATTATGGATACCACAGTTACTGTAGCTGTATATGCTTCTAATGAAAGCGAAGCTTCAAAAGTAATAGATGATGCCTTTAATGAGATTTACAGGGTTGACGACCTTATGAGCCCCTCAAAAGAAGACAGTCAACTCAATATTCTGAACACCAGAGGAGAAGTCGAAAACGCTGACCCTGCTTTTATCCACGTACTGGAGCAGTCAAAGTACTATTCAGACAAAAGCGGAGGAGCCTTTGATATCACTATCCAGCCTGTACTAGATCTCTGGAGAAGTAAATTCCTTCCAGGCGGACCTCAGGAACCACCTACCGCAGATGAACTGAACGAAACTCTCAAACTTGTAAACTACTCGGAAATAAACATCGAGGATGGAAATATAAGTCTCAAACCCGGGATGAAAGTAGCCCTCGGCGGGATTGCAAAAGGATATGCTGTTGACAGAGCAATTGAGTCTCTGCAGGAAAACGGGATTGAAAACGCTTTCGTGAACGCAGGAGGAGACGGAAGGTATATAGGTCAGAAGCCAGACGGGACACCTTGGATGGTAGGCCTTCAGAATCCTGACAGAAGCGGACAGTATATTACTGCAATTGAAGCTCGTGATATTGCAGTAGCAACAAGCGGAAACTACGAACGTTATTTTAACGAATCTGCGCGGGTGTCCCATATCTCGGATCCGAGAACAGGGTATCCTTCCGAAGGCATAATTAGCAGCACGGTAATTGCCAGAAGCGCTATTGATGCCGATGCTTTTGCAACCGCAGTCTTCGTGATGGGCGAAGAAGAAGGGCTTGAGATGGTAGAAAATCTCGAAGGGGTTGAATGCCTTATAATAACCGAGGACCGCAGGCTTGTGTATTCAAGCGGGTTCAAGGAATATGAAGCAGAAGGTTCTATCTGAGATCAAATCAATAGTAGTGCTATCGTTCAGGTGCACAAAAGCAACTGGTAGATTAAAAAGAATTGATATGCAGGACTGAGACAGTTCAGCGCAAGAAAAGCTATCAGTCCAGGTATACAGTGTGCAGAGTCTCATATATAGGACCATCGGGAGTTAGAGTGCTTTTTTTCAGAAGCACTTTATTCACCCGCATACTGCCGAGTTCGATATCTTTTAATTCTTTCAGAACATCTGCAAAAGCATTTTTTTGATCTTTATTAAGGAATTTTGCCCTGGCAAGGGTAGCATGGGCAGTAAATGCCCTCTCCTCCTCTTTGAACTTAAAGGGCTTCAGTACTGTTTCCACATCAGCATGAAGGGTTTCGAAGTTCCCTGTTGCTCCCAACCAGAGGACTTTAGGGTTTGAAAGTTTTGGGAAAGCTCCAAGACCTTTAATTCTTGCTTCAAAAGGCTCACACATAATGGAATCAAGAGCTTCTGCAATTGGGGCGACCATTGACTCTTTAATGTCACCGAGAAACTTCAGAGTTATGTGAACAATTTCGGGGTTAACAAACTTCAAATCAAATCCGGAAAATCTTTCCTGAATCTGGCTGATTTCCTCCCTGAAACTCGGGTCCAGTTCCACTGCTATGAATGTCCTGATCAAGGTTTTCACCAGTATAAATTAGAAGGAAGAAACAGAAAAAGATTTCCGTAAGCCTATATTTCTGAAAAAACAGGCTCAGCATATAGTTTCCCTGAGAAATTGTGAACTAGTGAGCTGAACGACATCTGGAAAAAGAAAAGAAAAGAAAATAAGTAATGGAAGTTAAGAAAAAGTTAGTAGCGAAAAAGAGAAAAATAAGAGCAATTACAGAATAATTATAATATATCAGATATTACACTGGAGAATAAACAGGCTTATTATGTACATAATTACCGTTAATGTTAACTCTGAGAAATAATGTTAACCCATGGAAATAACATTAGCCCAAAGAAATAATAATTAATTTCAAAATCAACAGCAGATTATAAATAAACTCTGGACTAAAACAGCAGGACTGCAAAAATGATTGCGTAAAAATAAAAAGGGATGGATGACATGGAAAGAGCACGTATAATTGCAGAAGCGGCAGCCCATATTTCCCAGGAGCTTGGTGCTGCCGCAATCATGGTCTCCGGAGATCTGAGTTTTGAGGGGATCGAAACCGGGGAAGTTCCGGTTTATTATATCTCCATGCGTCCCAAAAGTATAATAGACCATCTTGTAGCAACCAGTAAAGATGGAAAAAATCCTGCAAAAGAGCTCAGTGACCAGCTCAACAGAGAGGCTTCAGGCAATGTTGACCACCTGCAGCATGCCACAGCCATAGAGTATGTGCTTGAAGGTCCCAGAAGCGGAATTGTAGTCGGTGTTGTTGAAACTCGCGGTTCCAGCTCTATCATAGTTCATAACCTGGATGAGAACCCCCTTATAAAAGCAATGAAAGAATGTGAAGAGAGGGTCAGACCTGAAGTTATGAACGCAGTTCTGAAAATTGCTTTTGATATTGCCCTCACAGGCAGAGAAGGAAAAAAAATAGGGGCAGCCTTTATTGTAGGAGACTCCGAAGAAGTCCTTAAACGCTCTCATCAGATAATTCTTAACCCGTATGCAGGCCATGAGGAAATCCATAGAAATATCCTTGACAGAAAAAACTGGGAATCCATAAAGGAATTTGCCCAGCTTGACGGGGTTTTTGTAATAGATGAGACAGGCATTATCCATGCAGCGGGACGATACCTTG
The genomic region above belongs to Methanosarcina horonobensis HB-1 = JCM 15518 and contains:
- a CDS encoding replication factor C small subunit; this encodes MEDFKIKEEIWIEKYRPVRLSQVAGQEETIERLMSYVATKNLPHLLFSGPPGVGKTASAVSIAREIFGEDLWRENFTELNASDERGIDVVRNKIKNFAKTAPIGGAPFKIIFLDEADALTSDAQSALRRTMEKFSSNCRFILSCNYSSKIIEPIQSRCAVYRFRRLSDEAIKERLEYIAEDQGLSITEGGYEALIYVAQGDMRKAVNSLQAAAFIDTEKPISRETIYRTTATANPEEIKNLIETALRGNFRAARKELNRLLYEEGLSGEDIIGQIYRVVSEMDNLMILDLGLSERDIVALVDIIGETDFRLTEGASEKIQLEALLAHFALSRED
- a CDS encoding DUF4870 domain-containing protein, translating into MPYKTFLGLPENIVAALCYPVGWLSGLFFLLLERKNKFVRFHAMQSILLFMPLALFIFLVAWVPVIGWFIADGAGMTAMLLILIPMYMAFRGSKFKIPIIGKIAYDFAYGE
- a CDS encoding Fe-S cluster domain-containing protein, whose product is MIVASEVMPVLINTVSVLVGLCIAVGAMLVIASKVFKVETNPMVDEVASLLPGANCGGCGFAGCAACAEAIVLKGAPINSCPVGGFDVAKLIGAVMGQEVSETEKSFPFVRCQGGNVNCTTLYDYEGVEGCKAALMLCDSRKGCTYGCLGLGTCVRACQFGALSMGENGFPVVNKALCTSCGNCIAACPNGVLTFAMDSEKVHVLCRSHDKGKDVKAVCEVGCIGCKKCEKECPQGAIKVTEFLAEIDQEKCTGCGACAGVCPQKAIELR
- the rnfA gene encoding Rnf electron transport complex subunit RnfA, with the translated sequence MADASLFSVFMDGVFLKNFLIVQFLGLCSFVGVTKDVKSASGMSGAVIFVISMSALVSYFLYTYVLVPLRLDYLTTIAFIIVIAALVQLVEFIVRKFMPPLYRSLGIYLPLISTNCAVLGAVLLNVMNEYTFIQSLTFGVAAGLGYTVAMLIMASIREWSNVVYVPKAVGRGVTYAFFIALIMSMSFANYFKVIPL
- the rnfE gene encoding Rnf electron transport complex subunit RnfE; its protein translation is MADNRNVASEFMRGITKDNPTFGLVLGLCPTLAVTTSVANGIGMAAGTIFVLVGSNLLVSVMRNEIPDSVRIPIELIVIATFVSIVDMVMEAFTPDIYAALGVYIPLIVVNCIVIGRAEAYALKNGVFYSLIDGLGVGTGFLLMLMLIGGIRELLGTGGINLFGMQLIDLVSTLGFNPIGMMTLSPGAFLTIAVLMAMVNYRRIVKAMRGA
- the rnfG gene encoding Rnf electron transport complex subunit RnfG, with the protein product MKNTPVNIIVKMIALSALAAVLLALTFVPTQAQLKVLQAEQEKQALKAVLPQAADFEPVTGDQVDADGEPIVLYFRGVDSSGNIVGYAFRNTQPGAQGLVEILGGVTADFGTVTGMEVMSHSETPGLGAKITEPGFKSQFLNLPVTDLSLSKNGGKVDAISGATISSVTVVNALHTGIDNVRAVEG
- the rnfD gene encoding Rnf electron transport complex subunit RnfD; translation: MAFTISPPPHIKEGVSVKALMWGRFIALLPLCLASIYLFGLPALGILISGVLGAVFIELAIQKIFHQKVTIGDGNAAYLGLLIALIVPPSAPIWMPFIGAVFGVGIVKHAFGGLGSYMFHPALATWVFLSLSWASLMVPGSIPQLGSLSDLILETGAGFLADASPIAMIGVLVLIAKKYVDWKIPLAYLLTTVILVILLGDPLAYIITGTYLLGVFFIATETSTSPITRNGRFVYGVVCGFLTVIYGYFTGDYISGTLYGLLLSNAIFPLIERATLPKPFSAPVITHSAAPRAAGGEEE
- the rnfC gene encoding Rnf electron transport complex subunit RnfC, with amino-acid sequence MKQNLRSKEVTNLSDVVRLDKLPEKAIIPMRQHDGIACAPLVKKGEAVIVGQKLGECEGSDLAYVHSPFCGTVDSIELMPNPSGKRILSVVLTPSECAQSVDFVPEKNAPPSRLIQIIKEAGIVEYYEKPTYLALKPGKRIDTLLMNATFPLITHAYLNSLDKVLEGFRLMLEASGIPRGVIVVRADDKESIKAFKSAKVDGKPLTVAPIIGKRHADYYLEDVEDQIIVVAAGNITYTPTMMNLLSANVMGRKLPLGGEPSDAHVVVCGVKSAKAVYDAICEGKPYLENVVTVKGAVNNPKSVIVRFGTPIKDVIEACGGYKGEPGKIIVNGSMGGITVYTDEAPIVKNTTGIVVQTKEQVLRDVTSACIHCARCVDACPVNLLPTRIASYSDLGKYEECEHLYAMNCIECGSCAMVCPSKRHLVQLIRYSKLQIQNMCTAEARGGD
- the mmcA gene encoding methanogenesis multiheme c-type cytochrome; this encodes MSGVAVLLLVAAGAYSSLGYAGNDQIASHYMTKGEWSDTVCGGCHFDVYENVNHSYHVQVNMSRWSPLTNFDLETSGEEEWVKEFGKYHPGGGPLAAYGIGIDCMMCHEQYGLYDFEARAEKIENGEYADANEAAMVESSYTARTNPVQFFVYNANLLTPYPLLIVFHDDVNGAPSHESCAQKCHIRNVEKSAVAWGNEETYEELDAHAKAGVECAECHHTEGFIITSDHQIGRGNTSGTPDLPDSHFDDTMRSCDDEDCHAGISHGPFADSHMEFLACEACHIPKLPGGELAGGKPLKAFSWQNGEREDVYWEEEFQPTLAWYNGNFGDVLPSVDTRNDSDVKVTPFNNITGTWWDAGTDPEILASPNTSVSTGDPIPIKYVKAADADGNGEVTVEEMQAYDANEDGQADYPNAILRTVDLYYQVSHNIVSSDVGIANPYTCKDCHGNASVIDWASLGYTEDPGGEASAVKSIDISYARPRPVEVETKPAF
- a CDS encoding FAD:protein FMN transferase, producing the protein MNSKYKILFAFLLIISILVSGCVQSESQENGELQEFQQTRSIMDTTVTVAVYASNESEASKVIDDAFNEIYRVDDLMSPSKEDSQLNILNTRGEVENADPAFIHVLEQSKYYSDKSGGAFDITIQPVLDLWRSKFLPGGPQEPPTADELNETLKLVNYSEINIEDGNISLKPGMKVALGGIAKGYAVDRAIESLQENGIENAFVNAGGDGRYIGQKPDGTPWMVGLQNPDRSGQYITAIEARDIAVATSGNYERYFNESARVSHISDPRTGYPSEGIISSTVIARSAIDADAFATAVFVMGEEEGLEMVENLEGVECLIITEDRRLVYSSGFKEYEAEGSI